One genomic window of Candidatus Pseudobacter hemicellulosilyticus includes the following:
- a CDS encoding multidrug efflux RND transporter permease subunit yields MIADTFIKRPITAIVISIILVLVGLIALTTLPVAQYPDITPPSVTVSANFTGSDAETVEQTTTTAMEAQINGTPNMSYLTSNSTSSGQSSITVTFDVGTNIDIAALDVQNRVSVAEPTLPDLVKRLGVTVRKRNPSIMMVMTLYSPEGSHDATFLGNYANIYVKDALLRVKGVGDIFSIGDDFAMRVWLNPEKLANLKLTPADVTAALAEQNVQIAAGTIGGNPQPVHQTFEYSVLTNSRLNRVADFENLVVRSNPATGSIVYMRDIARVELAKFNYGMNAFVNGKRAAFMLIYQAPGANALETYQGVINAMNNLKKAFPKDVDYLSPFESVSVVEVSIHEVVETLVIALLLVILVVFLFLQNWRATLIPVLAIPVSIIGTFILFIPLGFTINTLTLFGFVLAIGIVVDDAIVVVEAVQHYMDHEKLSPREATTRAMKDISGPVIAIALILAAVFVPVGFTPGIVGRLYQQFAITIAVSVLLSAFVALSLTPALCILLLKPSKGENDKKNFLERGFDRFNHWFNRVSNSYTRGVNSWIKRTPLVLVMMIVLIVGLVFLFNSKPSGFIPTEDEGRLFVTYEMPEATSTNRSIAMLDTITQRLLKNPAVKAVGGIAGLNAISFSNKSNMGTMFVSLKPWDQRTTKETHVQGVIASIQRGMADLKEARVLAIAPPAIPGLGQTAGFTFELQQTTSTDNIQQFEGVARKFLGALYQREEIGMAYTFFNTRTPSYKVNVDREKAKKLGVLVSDVYSTMSAFLGSSYVNDFNIYGRNFRVVAQADSSFRSSLDNLEKYYVRNSQGNMIPLSALVTTQVVEAPAVISHFNIYRAIEINGSPKPGFSSGQAIKALQEVAAQTLPAGYSYEFSGLSREEIKAGSSTITIFAISIAFVFLFLAALYESWSIPFSVLFAVPIGAFGSILTLTFMPSLSNNIYAQIGLITLIGLAAKNAILIVEFAKERVDRGIDVIHATLQAVQLRLRPIVMTSLAFILGVLPLALASGAGSEARKTMGWTVLGGMIAATTLAIFVVPVLFVLITKIGYGKSLKRLQQSHEAESSVDKNVAEDRS; encoded by the coding sequence ATGATAGCGGATACTTTTATAAAACGACCGATCACAGCGATAGTCATTTCCATTATCCTGGTGCTGGTTGGGTTGATTGCGCTTACCACCTTACCCGTGGCGCAATACCCGGATATCACCCCTCCCTCGGTGACCGTATCGGCCAACTTTACCGGCTCGGACGCCGAAACGGTGGAGCAGACCACCACCACGGCCATGGAGGCCCAGATCAACGGTACGCCCAATATGTCGTACCTCACCAGTAACAGTACCAGCAGCGGCCAGTCCAGCATCACCGTCACTTTTGATGTGGGCACCAATATCGATATCGCGGCGCTGGACGTACAGAACCGCGTCAGCGTGGCGGAACCCACCCTGCCCGATCTCGTTAAAAGGCTGGGCGTAACCGTCCGGAAAAGGAACCCCAGTATCATGATGGTCATGACGCTGTATTCCCCGGAAGGCAGTCATGACGCCACCTTCCTCGGCAACTATGCCAATATCTATGTGAAGGACGCCCTGCTGCGTGTAAAAGGCGTAGGTGATATCTTCTCCATCGGTGACGACTTCGCCATGCGTGTATGGCTCAACCCCGAGAAGCTGGCCAACCTGAAGCTGACCCCGGCTGATGTCACTGCCGCCCTGGCCGAACAGAACGTGCAGATCGCCGCCGGTACCATTGGTGGTAACCCGCAGCCGGTACACCAGACCTTTGAGTACAGCGTGCTGACCAACAGCCGTCTGAACAGAGTAGCAGATTTTGAGAACCTGGTGGTCCGCTCCAATCCGGCCACCGGCTCTATCGTATACATGCGGGATATTGCCCGGGTTGAGCTGGCCAAGTTCAACTACGGCATGAACGCCTTCGTGAACGGCAAACGCGCCGCCTTCATGCTTATCTACCAGGCTCCCGGCGCCAATGCCCTGGAGACCTACCAGGGTGTGATAAACGCCATGAACAACCTGAAAAAAGCCTTCCCCAAGGATGTGGACTACCTGTCGCCCTTCGAAAGCGTATCGGTAGTGGAAGTGTCCATTCATGAGGTGGTAGAAACACTGGTGATTGCCCTCCTGCTCGTGATCCTCGTGGTATTCCTCTTCCTCCAGAACTGGCGCGCCACCCTGATCCCTGTACTGGCCATCCCGGTGTCCATCATCGGTACTTTCATCCTCTTCATCCCACTGGGCTTTACCATCAATACGCTTACCCTGTTCGGTTTTGTACTGGCCATCGGTATTGTGGTGGATGACGCCATCGTGGTGGTGGAAGCGGTGCAGCACTATATGGACCATGAGAAGCTATCGCCACGGGAGGCCACCACAAGGGCCATGAAGGATATCAGCGGGCCGGTTATCGCCATCGCCCTGATCCTTGCCGCGGTATTTGTTCCGGTAGGCTTTACGCCCGGCATCGTGGGCCGGCTGTACCAGCAGTTTGCCATTACCATTGCGGTATCGGTACTGCTCTCAGCTTTTGTGGCCCTGTCGCTCACCCCCGCCCTCTGTATCCTGCTGCTGAAACCTTCCAAAGGAGAGAACGACAAAAAGAATTTCCTGGAACGCGGATTTGACCGTTTCAACCACTGGTTCAACCGCGTCAGCAATTCCTATACAAGAGGTGTCAACAGCTGGATCAAACGTACCCCGCTGGTACTGGTCATGATGATAGTGCTGATAGTAGGCCTGGTATTCCTGTTCAACAGCAAACCTTCCGGCTTTATCCCCACAGAGGATGAAGGCCGCCTGTTTGTGACCTACGAAATGCCCGAGGCCACTTCCACCAACCGAAGCATCGCGATGCTGGATACCATCACCCAGCGCCTGCTGAAGAACCCGGCCGTAAAAGCCGTGGGTGGTATTGCCGGTCTGAACGCCATCAGCTTCTCCAATAAATCCAATATGGGCACCATGTTCGTATCGCTGAAACCCTGGGATCAGCGTACTACCAAGGAAACCCATGTGCAGGGTGTCATTGCCTCCATCCAGCGGGGTATGGCGGACCTCAAGGAAGCCCGTGTACTGGCCATTGCCCCGCCTGCCATTCCAGGTCTGGGCCAGACGGCCGGTTTCACGTTTGAATTACAGCAGACCACCAGCACCGATAATATACAGCAGTTTGAAGGTGTAGCCCGTAAATTCCTCGGCGCTCTCTATCAGCGGGAGGAGATCGGCATGGCCTATACCTTCTTCAATACCCGCACCCCCAGTTATAAAGTGAATGTGGACCGGGAAAAAGCGAAGAAGCTGGGCGTACTGGTATCTGATGTATATAGCACCATGTCGGCCTTTCTGGGCAGTAGTTATGTGAACGACTTCAATATCTACGGCCGTAACTTCCGCGTAGTAGCGCAGGCCGACAGCAGCTTCCGCTCCAGCCTCGATAACCTGGAGAAATACTATGTACGCAACAGCCAGGGTAATATGATCCCGCTGAGCGCATTGGTGACCACCCAGGTGGTGGAAGCACCGGCTGTGATCTCGCACTTTAATATCTATCGCGCCATCGAGATCAACGGTTCGCCCAAACCAGGTTTCAGTAGCGGCCAGGCCATCAAGGCCCTGCAGGAAGTAGCTGCGCAGACATTACCTGCCGGTTACAGCTATGAGTTCTCCGGTCTGAGCCGGGAGGAGATCAAGGCGGGCAGCAGCACCATCACCATCTTCGCCATCTCTATCGCCTTTGTATTCCTGTTCCTGGCGGCCCTGTACGAGAGCTGGTCCATTCCGTTCTCTGTACTCTTCGCCGTACCTATCGGCGCCTTTGGTTCTATCCTGACCCTGACGTTCATGCCCAGTCTGTCCAATAATATCTATGCGCAGATCGGTCTCATCACGCTTATCGGTCTGGCGGCCAAGAACGCCATCCTGATCGTGGAGTTTGCCAAGGAACGGGTAGACCGCGGTATTGATGTTATCCACGCTACCCTGCAGGCCGTGCAGCTGCGTTTACGCCCTATCGTGATGACCTCGCTGGCCTTTATCCTCGGCGTACTGCCGCTGGCGCTGGCCTCCGGCGCGGGTTCCGAAGCCCGTAAGACCATGGGCTGGACTGTATTGGGCGGTATGATCGCTGCCACTACCCTGGCCATCTTTGTAGTGCCGGTACTGTTTGTACTGATCACTAAGATCGGGTATGGCAAATCGCTCAAACGCCTGCAGCAAAGCCATGAAGCAGAGTCTTCCGTAGACAAAAATGTGGCTGAGGACAGGTCCTAA
- a CDS encoding Mov34/MPN/PAD-1 family protein has product MQSIYQSSDKKLNVEIPFDIIEAIKQYSDTAGRNETGGILIGNYNNSHDTAQIKNVTGPPADSKSGRNWFYRGLKNLQTKLNEYWNKKQYYLGEWHYHPYSSPSPSTVDTSQMFKIAISSDYRCPEPVMLIIGGSRGKYQIAVFVFVRSDRMIELKMLPQVSHNKSE; this is encoded by the coding sequence TTGCAATCAATTTATCAGTCCAGTGACAAAAAACTGAACGTTGAAATCCCCTTTGACATTATTGAAGCCATTAAGCAGTATTCCGATACCGCTGGCCGAAACGAGACAGGCGGCATCCTGATAGGTAATTATAATAATTCACATGACACTGCCCAAATCAAGAATGTCACTGGTCCGCCCGCCGATTCCAAAAGCGGCCGGAATTGGTTTTATCGTGGCCTAAAGAATTTACAGACTAAATTGAATGAGTATTGGAATAAGAAACAGTACTACCTTGGTGAGTGGCACTACCACCCGTATTCTTCACCATCCCCAAGTACAGTTGATACATCGCAAATGTTCAAGATCGCCATAAGCTCTGACTATCGATGCCCCGAGCCTGTGATGTTAATTATTGGTGGCTCACGAGGCAAATATCAAATTGCTGTATTTGTTTTTGTTCGCTCTGACCGAATGATTGAATTGAAAATGCTTCCGCAAGTAAGTCACAACAAATCAGAATAA
- a CDS encoding efflux RND transporter periplasmic adaptor subunit → MLSTKIQQYTGIGCFMILAACGGNQQQQPGAMPGAQAVSVTTQQVNAANAAYTDEYPATVTALDQVEIRAQVNGYVTGIYFQDGARVRKGQKLYSIDQQAYEANYQQAAASLAVQEANLIKAQKDADRFHELDKQDAVAKQQVDNADAALAAAQKQVEAAKANMRAVQTNVRYTTLTAPFDGTIGISQVKVGAPVSAGQTILNTVSTDNPIAVDFSVDQREVYRYTQLQQQGAKAGDSTFTLAFGRDVYPATGKISVIDRAVDPATGSIRIRLVFTNNKSMLKPGMTGTLRVANTAADAVIIPYKAVTEQLGEFFVYVVNGDKVSQRKVLLGKASGQQIIVREGLKDGETIVVQGVQNLREGASIQVAKDTAAPGAPAAAPAK, encoded by the coding sequence ATGTTGAGTACAAAAATCCAACAATACACAGGCATCGGTTGCTTTATGATACTGGCCGCCTGTGGAGGCAATCAACAACAACAACCTGGCGCTATGCCGGGCGCACAGGCCGTTTCGGTAACCACCCAGCAGGTAAATGCTGCCAACGCAGCCTATACCGATGAATATCCCGCCACCGTTACCGCCCTGGACCAGGTAGAGATCCGCGCCCAGGTGAACGGTTATGTGACCGGCATCTATTTCCAGGACGGCGCACGCGTTCGTAAAGGACAAAAACTGTACAGCATCGACCAGCAGGCTTATGAAGCCAACTACCAGCAGGCTGCCGCCAGCCTGGCCGTTCAGGAAGCCAACCTGATCAAAGCACAGAAAGATGCCGACCGCTTCCATGAACTGGATAAACAGGACGCCGTGGCCAAGCAGCAGGTAGACAATGCCGATGCCGCCCTCGCCGCCGCCCAGAAACAGGTAGAAGCCGCCAAAGCCAATATGCGCGCCGTACAGACCAATGTCCGCTACACCACCCTCACTGCTCCCTTTGATGGTACTATCGGTATCTCACAGGTGAAAGTAGGAGCCCCCGTATCGGCTGGTCAGACCATCCTCAATACCGTATCTACCGATAACCCCATTGCTGTTGATTTCTCCGTTGACCAGCGCGAAGTATACCGCTATACACAGCTGCAGCAACAGGGCGCCAAGGCTGGCGATTCCACTTTCACCCTGGCCTTCGGCCGCGACGTTTATCCCGCTACCGGTAAGATCAGCGTGATTGACCGCGCCGTTGACCCCGCCACCGGTTCTATCAGGATCCGCCTGGTATTTACCAATAACAAGAGCATGCTGAAACCCGGTATGACCGGCACCCTGCGCGTAGCCAATACCGCCGCCGACGCCGTGATCATTCCTTACAAGGCAGTGACCGAGCAGCTGGGTGAATTCTTCGTGTATGTGGTGAACGGTGATAAGGTGAGCCAGCGCAAAGTACTGCTGGGCAAAGCCAGCGGCCAGCAGATCATTGTCCGGGAAGGACTGAAAGATGGGGAAACCATCGTAGTACAGGGTGTGCAGAACCTGCGTGAAGGCGCTTCCATCCAGGTAGCCAAAGATACCGCCGCTCCCGGCGCCCCGGCTGCCGCCCCGGCCAAATAA
- a CDS encoding type IV toxin-antitoxin system AbiEi family antitoxin, whose product MKQATRILNEAIEQWEVQTKIPAHLAEMNRDTGVDFMLQFTYNGENHVAYIELKRELRNHQLPEIEQLARDHHPLMVVADNIFPKIKEELRNAEIAYLETSGNLFYKDKNLFLWLDGKKTAKREDEKLGRAFTKTGLKAVFQFLLRPELVNTTYRNIAEQTDINFGNINFIMTDLKEQGYLLKIDKDNQKLTKKRELLEKWIDAYEHRLKPSLLVGTFEFINEADALNWKQIPLRNGKTWWGGEPGADIITNYLHPEIFTLYTTETKNELLRNYRLRPQPKGNVKVYQQFWKTDETYTATVPPLLIYADLINTGDRRCLQTAEKLYNEQLQDKF is encoded by the coding sequence ATGAAGCAAGCAACGAGGATACTGAACGAAGCTATTGAGCAATGGGAGGTACAGACAAAAATTCCTGCTCACTTGGCTGAAATGAATCGGGACACTGGGGTGGATTTCATGCTGCAGTTCACTTACAATGGCGAAAACCATGTGGCATACATCGAATTAAAGCGAGAATTACGTAATCACCAGTTGCCGGAAATTGAGCAGCTCGCCCGAGATCATCATCCCCTGATGGTAGTGGCTGATAACATATTTCCTAAAATCAAAGAAGAATTGAGGAATGCGGAGATTGCCTATCTGGAAACGAGTGGGAATCTATTTTATAAAGACAAGAATCTGTTTTTGTGGCTGGATGGAAAAAAAACGGCAAAAAGAGAAGATGAAAAATTAGGCAGGGCGTTTACGAAAACTGGCCTCAAAGCAGTGTTTCAATTTCTACTGCGTCCCGAGCTCGTTAATACAACCTACAGAAATATTGCAGAGCAAACGGATATCAATTTTGGCAATATCAATTTCATCATGACCGACCTGAAAGAACAGGGTTATCTGCTGAAAATCGACAAAGACAATCAAAAACTGACCAAAAAAAGAGAGTTGCTGGAAAAATGGATAGACGCCTATGAACATAGGCTAAAGCCAAGCCTGCTTGTAGGTACGTTCGAATTTATCAATGAAGCCGATGCACTCAACTGGAAACAGATTCCTCTGAGAAATGGAAAAACATGGTGGGGAGGTGAACCAGGAGCCGATATAATTACCAATTACCTTCACCCGGAAATTTTTACACTCTATACAACGGAGACAAAAAATGAGTTGCTTAGAAACTATCGTCTTCGCCCCCAACCCAAGGGAAATGTCAAAGTGTATCAACAATTCTGGAAAACTGATGAAACATATACTGCCACCGTCCCACCGCTGCTGATTTATGCAGATTTGATCAATACTGGCGATAGGAGATGTTTACAAACTGCTGAAAAACTTTATAATGAACAACTACAAGATAAGTTTTGA
- a CDS encoding TolC family protein, with the protein MNHSIKRVKLQVAIFTMTMLAGPQWLAAQQAPADSLLQQATLENVIRYAIDHQPMIQKALANEELTESQIKSKLADWFPQLNFQYNLQHNFKVQTAVIGGNAVKLGVDNTSAFLLTGTQNLFNRDALLAVRSAGDVRTQARQNTSSSKIDVAANVSKAFYDVLATQQQINVTQGDITRLERSLRDATNQYNAGVADKTDYKRATIALNNTKALLKSNEEALKARTEYLKALMGYPASGALNIVYDTLQMERELPLDTLQQPNVNDRIEFQLLSTQRKLQEANLKYNKWSFIPNVTANGAYNFNYQNDDFGKLYNINYPQSFVTLSVAWPIFQGGKRKYNIQAAEWQLRAIDYDITSLKNNINSEYTSALSSYKSNLAAYLALKENLQLAQEVYDVINLQYRSGIKTYLEVITSETDLRTARINYYNALYQVLSSKIDVQLALGEIRY; encoded by the coding sequence ATGAATCACTCGATTAAACGGGTTAAACTACAAGTAGCCATCTTTACCATGACCATGCTGGCAGGCCCCCAGTGGCTGGCAGCACAACAGGCGCCGGCCGACAGCCTCCTGCAGCAGGCCACCCTGGAGAACGTGATCCGGTATGCTATCGACCACCAGCCTATGATACAGAAAGCGCTGGCCAACGAAGAGCTGACGGAAAGCCAGATCAAGAGTAAACTGGCCGACTGGTTTCCCCAACTGAACTTCCAGTACAACCTGCAGCACAACTTTAAGGTCCAGACAGCTGTTATCGGCGGCAATGCCGTTAAACTGGGGGTAGACAATACCTCCGCCTTCCTGCTCACGGGCACCCAGAACCTGTTCAACAGGGACGCCCTGCTGGCCGTTCGCTCGGCCGGCGATGTCCGCACCCAGGCCAGGCAGAATACCAGCAGCTCCAAAATTGACGTAGCCGCCAACGTGTCCAAGGCATTTTATGATGTACTCGCCACCCAGCAGCAGATCAACGTTACCCAGGGCGATATCACCCGCCTGGAACGCAGCCTGCGGGACGCTACCAACCAGTACAACGCCGGCGTAGCCGATAAAACGGACTACAAACGCGCCACCATTGCCCTGAACAATACAAAGGCCCTGCTCAAATCCAACGAGGAAGCCCTCAAAGCCAGGACAGAATACCTGAAAGCCCTGATGGGCTACCCGGCCTCCGGCGCACTCAATATTGTATACGATACCCTGCAGATGGAAAGGGAACTGCCCCTGGATACCCTGCAGCAGCCCAATGTCAACGACCGGATCGAGTTCCAGTTGCTCAGCACCCAGCGCAAACTCCAGGAAGCTAACCTGAAGTATAACAAATGGAGCTTTATTCCCAACGTCACCGCCAACGGCGCCTACAACTTCAATTACCAGAACGATGATTTCGGGAAACTGTACAATATCAACTACCCGCAATCCTTTGTAACGCTGAGCGTGGCCTGGCCCATCTTCCAGGGCGGCAAACGCAAATACAATATCCAGGCCGCCGAATGGCAGCTGCGCGCCATCGACTATGATATTACCAGTCTGAAGAATAATATCAATTCAGAATATACCAGCGCGCTGTCCTCCTATAAAAGCAACCTGGCCGCTTACCTGGCCCTGAAGGAAAACCTGCAGCTGGCCCAGGAAGTATATGATGTCATCAACCTGCAGTATCGCTCCGGTATCAAAACTTACCTGGAAGTGATCACGTCAGAGACCGACCTGCGCACCGCCAGGATCAATTATTATAACGCCCTGTACCAGGTCCTGTCTTCCAAGATCGATGTACAGCTGGCCCTGGGTGAGATCCGCTACTAA